In one Oxyura jamaicensis isolate SHBP4307 breed ruddy duck chromosome 14, BPBGC_Ojam_1.0, whole genome shotgun sequence genomic region, the following are encoded:
- the LOC118174389 gene encoding parvalbumin, thymic: protein MAITDILSAKDIESALSSCQAADSFNYKSFFSMVGLSSKTPDQIKMVFGILDQDKSGFIEEEELQMFLKNFSSSARVLTSAETKAFLAAGDTDGDGKIGIEEFQSLVKA from the exons ATGGCCATCACTGACATCCTTTCTGCTAAAGATATTGAATCTGCTCTCTCCAGCTGCCAGG ctGCAGATTCCTTCAATTACAAGTCTTTCTTCTCCATGGTTGGTTTATCCAGCAAAACCCCTGATCAGATAAAGATGGTTTTTGGAATCCTTGATCAGGACAAGAGTGGTTTCATCGAGGAGGAAGAGCTTCA GATGTTTCTGAAGAATTTCTCTTCAAGTGCTAGAGTCCTCACTTCTGCAGAGACCAAGGCTTTTCTGGCTGCAGGTGACACTGATGGTGATGGCAAAATTGGAATAGAAG aATTCCAATCTCTGGTGAAGGCATAA